One Bythopirellula goksoeyrii genomic window, GCTGGCCCTTCTCGACGGTCGCACCACGGTCATGGACCTCGAGATGGGTACCTTGGGCGAGCATGTGGCCGACTGGTACGCAGAGCGCGAAGGCAAGAACCCCATCAACTTCGGTTGCGCGTCCGCCCATGAATTCGCGCGGGCACGGGTCCTAGACGGTATCACGACAATTGACACGCCGGAAGCAATGAACCATCGCGGTTCGAATAAAAACGGCTGGTCCCTGACGCGGCCGGACTTGGCGAGGGGAAACGAGATCCTGCGGATAATCGACGCGGGGCTTGCGGCCGGGGCCATCGGCATGGGCTCGACGCTCGGCTATATGCGCGACGGGGTCTCGGCCCGGGAGGTATTCGAGATTCAGCGGCTTACCGGGCGCTACGGACGTCCGTCGGCGTTCCATTTCCGCTACACGCCGGGCACCGACACTTCGGAAGCGAACGGCATCCAGGAGATGTTGGCCAATGCCGCCGCGCTAGGCGCTCCGGCCATCGCTTGCCACTTCAACAACCCCGGATACAACCTCGTCCATGAATTGCTGGTGCGGCTACGGGAACAAGGGCACAACGTCTGGGGAGAGCTTTATCCATATGCAGCGGGATCCACGGCGCTCAACGCCGTCTTCCTCGAGCCCGAGGTCTGGGTGGACCAGCTGGGATACAAGTACGAGGAAACGATCCAGGATGCGCTGAGCGGCGAATTCTACACGCAGGAATCCCGGGCGGCGATGGTCGCCAAGGAACCGGCGCGTCTGGTGCAGGTCTACAAGATGCCGCAATCGGCGATCATCGACTGGCTTAAGCTCCCAGACGTGGCAATTGCATCAGATGGGATGCCGATAATCGGTGACGATATCACTTGGGACACGCCCTTCGATGAGCTTCCCAATTCTCACCCGCGCGGCGCCGGGTGCTGCGCCAGAGCCCTGCGGATGGGTCGGGAAAACGGCATCCCGTTGATGCAAAGCCTCGCGCAACTGAGCTACAACTCGGCGCGCCCGCTGGGCAAACTCGGTCTGAAAGCCATGCAGGAGCGGGGCCGCATGCAGCAAGGCATGGTGGCCGACATCACCATCTTCGACCCAGCCAACGTGACCGACAACGCAACCTATGCGAAGGGCAACCTGCCTTCGAGCGGCATTCCCTATGTGATCGTGAACGGAACCGTGACCGTCGACGACTCCGAGGCTCTGGCCAATACGTTCCCCGGACAGCCGATCCGCTTCGAGCCCGTCGAAAGTCGCTTCGAGCCACTCGACGAAGCAGCATGGATGCAGAAATTCTACGCGGTCCCGCTGGACTTCGGCGGCGGCTTGCCTCAGCATACCCAGCCGGCTTACGACAAGAGGGTTATCAGCTGCTGCGAATGACAGGTGCGATCCGTGCCCGGTTTAGGTTCAGGATACATCGATTTTCAAAGGATTGCATCACTCGGTGTTGCCTTCCCTCTCCGCTCCCAACCCCGGTAGGTTGCGACCGATTGAGCGAAGCCAACCTCACGATAACCCAGCCCGCGCGAGAGGGAGAGACGGCCGAGAGTTTGGGCCGGAATCGGACCGCCGGAGGGCCACCCGTGTGAATAGTCGGTGTCGCGCGCGGCGTCGGAAGAGAGACTCCATGAACGTCAAGAGCGTCGCAAACCCTTGCGCATTCTGCGGATAACACGCCCCATCTTTCCCCCAGCGCAAAACAAAACCCCACGGTCGCGGCAGTTCTTTACCGTGGGGTTCAAGTGGCGGGGGCCGGAATCGAACCGACGACTCTCGGGCTATTGTTTTGTATTCACCTTTGCTGCGTCGGTGCGGACACCGCTGTCGGTTTAGCGATGCTCTAATCCGCCGAGGTTGGACCAACCTCGCGGAGTTCCTGCTCACTTAAACTGCGGGAGGTGGCGATCACCTCAGCGTCCTGCGCTATCAAACCGATGTCGGATAATCCTTCCCCAGCCCGTCTCATCTTGGGCTCCATCACGCGTCCCTTCGTGACAAGTTCTCGTACTGTGGTTTACCTTCTCAACTTGCCTCAGCCGTAAAGACTTGAGCAGTACAAAACTATTCGTTTCGTGGCTAAGATAGGCCAAGCTCAGGCAAAATCCTATGCGAGGCTGACACTCCTCACATGACGGCCGAGATAGAGCTGGAACGCGGACTCTGGTGTTAAAGAAGTGACTCTTGACCTGAGTGATACAATTAGAAGTCCCAGCGAGCATGCGCCCGAGTCAGTCTGCTGCCAAAAAAACATCAGACCAGAGCGGCAGTTGAGCGCAATATTGAAGGGAGCGAACCCTCAATAAAAGCCCGCTGCCACCGAGAGTCCTACTGGTGGCGACGGACCAAGAAAAGAGTTGGCGATGTTAGTTCCGCCGGTGGTATTGTCGAGTGCCTTGGGCGATGGGCAAGTGGCCGTCGCATTGAGGGGGCGAATCTAGTAAAGCAACACAAGGGCTTTGAGAAGGGATGTGTCAACGATTACCGAGGGACAGTTGATGTTTGAGTTTTCCGGGGAGTACCCGGAGTTAGTTGAGGGGGCGGTCCGGCAAGCAACCACGGAGGTGGTTTGTAAGATTCTCCCGAAGAAGGAGAGGCTGGTCAACAAACTACTAGGCGAAGTGGTGAGGGAGGAGCCAAGGTGAGTCGCTTAGAATGCTTCTGATGGTGAATTGCGGGGAAATAGCCAGGAACGCTGTTCGTGGTGATGCGGCGGGAAGTGACCAGCCACCTTGCCAACTCACGTAAGAATTTTGGCTTGAAGTTCGTCTTGATGGAGCACCAACTGGAGGAGTTTTGTCAACACATTGATGATGAGGCCAACTGATGAAAGCGGGACGTGAATCAGGAAAAAGAAGACGAAACAGACGATTGACCTTGTCAACTCCAGCGGGAATCATTTGCTCAATAGCCCCTTAGGCAAGAGTGAAAAGCCCGACTTTTGACTGGAAGTTCAATTCCCAATGAGAGGTCTGGAGCGACGTGCAGCATGCTTTTCCAGAACCTCTTGGTAATACCTCCTTTCGAACTCAGTTTCTCAAGCGACTTCCGAGATCGAATCCAGCGAAACTGTTTCCAACTGCTCTAACAGGAGCGAAGCGGTCTTCTGGATCCGTTGTAAACTCTTGGCGAGTTGCTCGGAATCCCCTGCGTGACAATGAATGTAGTCGGCGGACTGTGCCAAGGCACGGAGTCCAACCGCCGTGGAGACCACGTAGGCCACCGACTCGGCTTCGAGTTCTTTCACCGTCTTCGACAGCGTCTTACGGTCTTCTCCCCGATGCAAGAGTTCATGGGCCAGCTCATGGGCGAGCGTATTGAACTCCGCTGCCGAAGTCAGACCGGAGCGAAGCACAATACTCCCTCCTTGGGAAACACCATCGGCACCTCCTAGGTCTTCTTCATACGAGAGTGTAATCCCAAGACTGATGGCTGTGGCGTGAAGCCGTGAGAGCTTCTCTCCCGGATCCCCTTCAATTCTGTGGATATCGGGCAAATCCTCACCGTCGGTCTGGGACACGTCAAAGACTGTCACGCCGCGAAATCCTAACAGCTCGGCCTCTGAACTGCCATCCTCGGCTTTCTTCTTGCCTATTAAAGGAGCCAAGATACAAATCCCTTTTTCTCCTTGGCGAACTTGGCGGTTGAGTTTTTGCCAAGCCCGAAAGCCAGCGACCCTCGTCGCGGTCGGCATTTGCTGGACAATGAGCAGACAGTTTCCAAACGAGTAGTTGTGAAAACTGCTCATCGTATTGAGGAACTTCGTGAGTTCCTCACTCTTGCCAGCAGCAAGTTGCGCGGCAAGTTCTTCCAAAGCGACATCACTCAGTTTTTTAGCATCGTCTCTTTTCATGGTAAGTTCTCCTGGTGGGAGTTGGACTGCGAAGTGGCTTTGCAGACCGGAATAGGGAAGGGAGCGTCCGTCAGCAGCAGTTGCCGCTTAAGAACACTCACGCAGAATCCATTGAGATCTCTCCCAACGAGGCAGAGCCACAGCGAAGGGCCGAGTAATTCGTCCGTTCACCGCGTGATGGATGCGAATTGGAGAAAGTTGGTCAACGAACGAGTCGTCTCGCCAGCAATGGACAAGAACCCCAACTGCTGAATAAAACCTTCTCAAAAGCTAGTGCTGCACGCTGCCAGCCTCGAGCAAGTCTGCGTGGGAGCAGTCCTACTGGAGACGGCGGGTTGCGATTGCGGTCTACCCAAGAGCAAATATGAAAAGAGCAATTGCCAGAGGCATTGTTTCAGAGAAAATAATAGCAGAACCGGGGAGGTACTCAACTTGAGACCCAGAGCCACCACAATCAGAACTGAGGAGCTGGCATTTACAGCAAGCTGACTACAGAGGTCGTCCAGATTGTTTTTGATTTCTCAGCCAACTCGTGCTATCTAGGGAGTGATGGCTACAAGAAGTAGAGAATTAGCTGGGTTTACCAGTTCCGAGTTTGGGGAAGCGAGACTTCCTCTTCCGGAACCGATCCCAGAAGCCGTAGAGGCGGGTGTATTTACTGAGGCCATCCCTGGTACTGGAGCGCCGAACGAACCTCAGGTAAGAGCGATCACTGTAGAGTATGCCAGAGTACTGTATCGTTTGCTCCAAGATCTGGCGTACTTAACTGAATGTGCTTCGCAAGGCATCTCGCCAGATACTGGACGACCATTTCCCACGCAGCAAGAATATGTCGCCGCGTTCCAGGCAATGAATACCGAGGCCCACCGGCTTACCGACCACTATCGGTCGCTCATTGAAACCTATGCCTGCGGATTCGGGTACGAAGCCGCTGAAGCCCTGGATCAGAGCATGATGCAATTGGTTGATCGACCGATTAAAGTGCCGCTACCCAAGCGTGTGCCGATCCAGCAGAAGTAGCTGTTGTGACAGGTCACAGAATGTGAGATGAACCGTTAGTCGCTTGTAGGTTAATTGGGATCCTGTTTGTTTCGTTTATGCCTACGGAAATAGCCCTTCTCAGGGGATTTCTTACGGATAGGTGGTGTGGAATCCAATTTGTTATAAGGTCCCTCGGAATCATCACTATTCTGTTCCACGCTAACACCATCAAGGGCAGGAGGACTCTCTGAATTACTTTTCTTTCTGGCTTCCTTCTTGCTCCGCTCTTCTACATTTTTCAGCCGCGAATAATCCAAATAGTAGAGGTTGGCCTGGATGTTATCTGTATTGCTATAAACATAAGCCAAAAAAAACTCGGTAATTGTTGCTTGACGGTTTCGCAACTCCTCAGCAACACGAAATACTACGGCGAGACGTTGTCTGTCTCCTTTCTCAAAATCTAGCCACCACTTCCTGGCACTCCCTGTGGTATTGCACCAATCCAGTGATTTTTCCTTCATCTGGTCAACCGTGCTTCGGAGTTTGGCTTCACTCCATTCCCTGGTATCTGTGACTCTCGGAGTCAAGTTATTCGCTTTGTCGATACGTCCTATAGGAGAAGAGTCGCTACGCCCGATAGGCAATGTATCGGCGCCATCGACACGGATCCTTCCCAACTTGTCTCTACCCTTTGCTTCAGCGACAATCTTTCCCAGAGATTCAAATAAATAAGCGGGGGTCAGAAATGCTTGAAATGGAGGAACTCCCGGAAAGCTGAAGGTCACGGCGCCTCCCAGCTCAGGGTGTTCTGAAGGACGCATGATTTCGTGTGGAGCAAACAAGTCTCGACGGATCACTTTGATCGACTCTGATTCATTGACATTACTTGTATACTGCTCAAAACGATCGTGCATAAAAGACCTTTCCCGGTGCTCCACAGTCATCTTGCCAAAGAGATTTGAGGCATATTGAGCATCACTAAGCTCTAGTCCGGGGAAAAACAACTTGGAGCAGAAGCCTGCCAGAATTGGATTGGCTTCTGGGCCATATTCCATTTCAACTTGCGAGACCGTTTGAATGGAGGCAAGCACAGATACACCGCGTGACCGAACGACATTTATAAAGCGAGCAAAGTCTGGTATACGTCCCACTGCCGATGCAAATTCTTCAATAAGGACTGAGACCGCTACAGGTAGTTTGCCATCAGGAGCATTCTCTGCCATGCGAAACAGCTTAGACACGAGTTCGGTAAAAAAAGCATTGGTGAGTGGTTTGAGAGGTGTAGCGTCTGCTTCATTGACCCGAATCACTAAGACCGTGGGCTCACTGAGTACTCTCCCGAGATCAATCTCGTGGGAACTTGTAACTCGACAAATATTCTCATCACTCCAGAGCGAGAGCCTGTTTTGTAGATCAGTAAGCACTGTGTGAGCGTTGTGAGATCCGGTCTCCAGGAATTCGATTGAGGAATGAAGTGAAGCGTTGTTGGGGTAAGCCGCAGCCCAATGCTTCATCTGAGGGATAGAGGACTCCGCAATCTGTTGGGCACGCGCCAAAGTGAACAGTTCATGGGGATCTTCATGTAGAGCCCAGAGAATTCCAGTAAGGAATTTCACAGACGCCAGCAACCAAAACTCCGCCTCCTTAGGTTGAGATCTCGTCTCTACGGCGTAGCAGAGTCGAACCGCAAATCGACGTACTTCCGAAAAAGTGGTCAGCTCAGACAGAGGGTTCCAGGCATCGCTGCGTTCGGGCTGCTGAAAATCCAGGACATGCAATTT contains:
- a CDS encoding amidohydrolase family protein; this translates as MDDAGYRELGDGERYDLTQSLNQIELTSAAFWRNRSRAGVLYGTNLDKRFSQNRITLMKSQVTDKLGESVTRRQFTKEAAMVTAASVVAPSLLYANAADDSLDLVIKNGRVMDPETGFDQVANVGVKDGRIVAITGDAITGAREIDASGHVVAPGFIDTHFHWPRPMGNKLALLDGRTTVMDLEMGTLGEHVADWYAEREGKNPINFGCASAHEFARARVLDGITTIDTPEAMNHRGSNKNGWSLTRPDLARGNEILRIIDAGLAAGAIGMGSTLGYMRDGVSAREVFEIQRLTGRYGRPSAFHFRYTPGTDTSEANGIQEMLANAAALGAPAIACHFNNPGYNLVHELLVRLREQGHNVWGELYPYAAGSTALNAVFLEPEVWVDQLGYKYEETIQDALSGEFYTQESRAAMVAKEPARLVQVYKMPQSAIIDWLKLPDVAIASDGMPIIGDDITWDTPFDELPNSHPRGAGCCARALRMGRENGIPLMQSLAQLSYNSARPLGKLGLKAMQERGRMQQGMVADITIFDPANVTDNATYAKGNLPSSGIPYVIVNGTVTVDDSEALANTFPGQPIRFEPVESRFEPLDEAAWMQKFYAVPLDFGGGLPQHTQPAYDKRVISCCE
- a CDS encoding ArdC-like ssDNA-binding domain-containing protein — encoded protein: MKRDDAKKLSDVALEELAAQLAAGKSEELTKFLNTMSSFHNYSFGNCLLIVQQMPTATRVAGFRAWQKLNRQVRQGEKGICILAPLIGKKKAEDGSSEAELLGFRGVTVFDVSQTDGEDLPDIHRIEGDPGEKLSRLHATAISLGITLSYEEDLGGADGVSQGGSIVLRSGLTSAAEFNTLAHELAHELLHRGEDRKTLSKTVKELEAESVAYVVSTAVGLRALAQSADYIHCHAGDSEQLAKSLQRIQKTASLLLEQLETVSLDSISEVA
- a CDS encoding type IV secretory system conjugative DNA transfer family protein, translated to MAQTSESEHRTSSLNDSQHSTDIPDELDNPDSPAWLEAAEKERQAFLAAVGLVYLAYDSDSRVLHAIRMHCTRLDAENEIADFLSNQDPAKQIDGKEVISLFRVLAKTFLTEVNDAYSDLKSLPSEVGDPSLDIQLDALGASFAFDEIVKSDGTDTSFDPHIADTVNHSMSIDSILLESPLPIRVKDSQVHHGEPDVQGGLRKSPQLSSATATAAIKSHAGKHSDLQDLPMVKINPRDVDIPTRPLRSSANLDGPSARVASWADILPLFVPSELLQHAPSTTHFYGVAPIVETKGSDEFEDPVQHFVAKSFHTLQLPEDLRCRHLLIVGPTGCGKTTKAIIPCLRSDIADPSKTVIVLDSKGGELLPCVYALSDKFRPGKKLHVLDFQQPERSDAWNPLSELTTFSEVRRFAVRLCYAVETRSQPKEAEFWLLASVKFLTGILWALHEDPHELFTLARAQQIAESSIPQMKHWAAAYPNNASLHSSIEFLETGSHNAHTVLTDLQNRLSLWSDENICRVTSSHEIDLGRVLSEPTVLVIRVNEADATPLKPLTNAFFTELVSKLFRMAENAPDGKLPVAVSVLIEEFASAVGRIPDFARFINVVRSRGVSVLASIQTVSQVEMEYGPEANPILAGFCSKLFFPGLELSDAQYASNLFGKMTVEHRERSFMHDRFEQYTSNVNESESIKVIRRDLFAPHEIMRPSEHPELGGAVTFSFPGVPPFQAFLTPAYLFESLGKIVAEAKGRDKLGRIRVDGADTLPIGRSDSSPIGRIDKANNLTPRVTDTREWSEAKLRSTVDQMKEKSLDWCNTTGSARKWWLDFEKGDRQRLAVVFRVAEELRNRQATITEFFLAYVYSNTDNIQANLYYLDYSRLKNVEERSKKEARKKSNSESPPALDGVSVEQNSDDSEGPYNKLDSTPPIRKKSPEKGYFRRHKRNKQDPN